GGCAATTTCTTCCAGGTCACTTCATTACGCAGGTAGCGCGGTTGCGCATTTTCAACGCTGACCGCTTTTCCTGCCTGCCAGAGCTGACAGGCCAACGGCAGCATGTCCTGCGCCTGCGGCAGCAGCACGTCACCCTTCGCTAATACCAGTGAGGAATGGCTGACCAGTTCAGGATAGGTTTCCCATCCGGTGCCTACCGTGGCCCATTCACCTGACAGCGCGGCAGTTAACACCTGCACCTGTTCAGGTTGCAATACGGCCTCCTCAGACTCGCCCTGCCAGCTACCGTCAGCGTTACGCTGATAGCAGCCCCAGTACACTTCACCCATCCGCGCATCAATGGCCGCCAGCACCTGCGTTGCCTGCGTTAGACGGAAAGCTCCCTGTGCCATCGTCGCCAGTGACGAGATGCCAAGCAGCGGTAAATCCGCTCCCAGCGCCAGCCCTTGGGCAATACCGATGCCAATTCGCACGCCGGTAAAACTTCCCGGTCCCTGACCAAAGGCCAGCGCATCAAGATCCTTGAGCGTCAGGCCGCTGTCGGCCAACACCTGCTGAACCATCGGCAGAATACGTTGTGTGTGTTCACGGGGACAAATTTCGAACAGAGAATGAATTTCACCTTCATTCCAGAGCGCGACGGAACAGGCTTCCGTTGCGGTATCAAGCGCTAGAATTCGCGTAGACATGCCAACCTCAGGCAGGATAAATAAATCTTAATGGACCGTATCATAGCATAAGCCCCTGTCGTGCCGCAGCCCTTCCCACCACCAGTCAGAACCATGCAGCAATCACCAGTTGGGAATTATGTGTTACTCGTCAGGAAAGTAATCGCCTGCTCAATATCGCGAGTACGCGGCGTCGGCGGCAGGCTGTTAAGGAACACGGCACCATACGGACGCATCACCAGTCGATTATCGCAAATCACAATCACACCGCGATCCTCAACGTCACGGATGAGGCGGCCCACGCCTTGCTTCAGGGTAATCACCGCATCAGGAACCTGCACATCGTCGAAAGGCTCGCCGCCACGCAGGCGGCAGTCTTCAATACGCGCCTTCAGCAGCGGATCGTCCGGCGAGGTAAATGGCAGTTTATCGATAATGACGCAGGAGAGCGTATCGCCACGCACATCCACGCCTTCCCAGAAGCTACTGGTCGCCACCAGCAAGGCATTACCTGCCGCCACAAACTGCGACAGCAATTGCGCCTTGCCAGTTTCA
This genomic interval from Pectobacterium aquaticum contains the following:
- the tsaB gene encoding tRNA (adenosine(37)-N6)-threonylcarbamoyltransferase complex dimerization subunit type 1 TsaB: MSTRILALDTATEACSVALWNEGEIHSLFEICPREHTQRILPMVQQVLADSGLTLKDLDALAFGQGPGSFTGVRIGIGIAQGLALGADLPLLGISSLATMAQGAFRLTQATQVLAAIDARMGEVYWGCYQRNADGSWQGESEEAVLQPEQVQVLTAALSGEWATVGTGWETYPELVSHSSLVLAKGDVLLPQAQDMLPLACQLWQAGKAVSVENAQPRYLRNEVTWKKLPGRE